Part of the Candidatus Equadaptatus faecalis genome is shown below.
CAAAAGAATATGGTCTCGGTGTTAAATACAAACTTAACCCGGCAATCACATTCATGCTCGCATACGATGTTATCGACTATGGTGACAACAACACATACGCAGGCGCCTTCTCAAAGAAAGTTATGGAAGGCAAAGACAATGTCCTTATGTTCCAGACGGATGTCAAATTCTAAGCTAATTGCTTAACTAAACAGGGTTCCTCACGGAACCCTGTTTTTTAACAAATTAAGGAGGGAAAAGTTATGGGTAGTTGGTTTGCAGAACATATAGTTGAAATAGTAATAGCGATTGCAACCGCTTATGGAGCGTATATTGCGTTTCGCGAATGGAAAAGTAATAGTAAGTTCAGGGAACTGGATTCGCTTTACAATCTCATTGACAAAACACGCAGCGACAAGGATATTGCAGACGCAATCTCATTGGTTGATTGGAATGGCTGTGGACATGAAATCACCTACGACGGAGAGTTTGCGATAGATGGCGACAGGCAGCGCGGCAAAGAGTTTGAGATGAAACTTGATGCTGCTTTAGCCATATTTTCACATGCCTGCTATTTAAGCAAGATAGCACAGTTTAGTGATGATGATATGAAATTTTTTGAATACAGAATAAGAAGAATAGCAAATTGCACTGCTATTTGTGATTATCTGTATTCCCTGTATCATTTTTCTGCCGCTCAGGGAACAACCATGTCATTCATTCATTTGGTAAATTATCTTATTGACAAGAAATATCTTGACAAAGATTTTAAGTGTCCCAAACAAAACAGGTACGTGTATCAGCTGAATGATGGTGCAATGTATCAGGAATATCTTGCCAAACACAGCTGCGAACATTGCAAATAATCTGTTTTGACAGTTAATTATAAAACTCTGATTTTTAACACCCCCGACTGCCGTCGGGGGATTTGCTTTTGGATCGGTTATCAATTTCGTTTTCTCTTACGGGTTCCTGTTTTTTTGTTTTGAAATAGCGCCAAAAAAAATCGGACCCAATCGCTTGCGCAATCGCGTCCTTGAAAATGACCAAGTCATTTTTTCGCTGTGGTTTCATTTTATACTTTTAATATAAAATGTCAACTACTTTTTTAATAAATTCAAATTTTGCCTGTATCAGTGTGTGCTTTTTGTAATAGTCAATATGCAGGAACATTCTTAACAGTAAACCGTTCAGCATCGCTTTTATTTTTGTCTGTTCGTCTGTTCCGGGTACAAACAGCGTATAGCTGTAAAGGAGCGTAACAAATTGCAGCATTCTTTCACTTTGCAAATGTTTGTTTCTCGTTTCCTTGTTTATGGGCTGGATTTTTTGCAATAATTGAAAATCGGGTTTGTGTTTCCTGTCTGACAGGCGCATATTGTGTATGATACAATTATTGTGTGCTGCAGCATTGCGCAGTCCTTTGACGGAAACAAGCAGATAGAAATAGTTCCGCATCGTTTTATCCGAATATATGTCAGCGCAGAATCTGTAAAAATCTATAAGTGTCCCGAAAGATATTACCTCAACAAATGCCCAAATTGCATAGCTGTTGTTGTATTTGTCAATAATGCCTCCGCAATAAGGGTTATTCTTATTGCGTTCAAGTTCTTTATCTAACCGCTCAATGCCGTTTTGAGACAGAGAAGCCCTGTAGTCTGCGACTATAGCGTAACCGTCTTCGCCGTGTTTTTCAGCTTCATTGAGTAATTTAACGCGCACGCAACGCTCTATATCCAATGCCATAACAACCGCTGTCTGTCGTATCTGCGCGTCTATTTCACACAAATCTTTCAGCATGGCAAAGTCTAAATCTATATATTGTCCGTCTTTTTTGCCACCATTATATTTTTCAAAATTTTTCCTGTATGCCGCTGTCCTGAAATAGTTGTTGTACGTAGTAAGGAAGGTTTCGGCATCATTCAGTGTTATTAGTTGAAATTTGACTCCTTTTTTCTGTAAATGGGTCAATAACTGGTTTGTGGTCAGCAATGGCTTTGTGTTTAGCA
Proteins encoded:
- a CDS encoding Abi family protein; amino-acid sequence: MLNTKPLLTTNQLLTHLQKKGVKFQLITLNDAETFLTTYNNYFRTAAYRKNFEKYNGGKKDGQYIDLDFAMLKDLCEIDAQIRQTAVVMALDIERCVRVKLLNEAEKHGEDGYAIVADYRASLSQNGIERLDKELERNKNNPYCGGIIDKYNNSYAIWAFVEVISFGTLIDFYRFCADIYSDKTMRNYFYLLVSVKGLRNAAAHNNCIIHNMRLSDRKHKPDFQLLQKIQPINKETRNKHLQSERMLQFVTLLYSYTLFVPGTDEQTKIKAMLNGLLLRMFLHIDYYKKHTLIQAKFEFIKKVVDILY